TAGCGGCTCTTTCAGAAGCTGCTACGATCACTTCATCATTGATATAATAATAAGAAGGACGGATACCATGCGGGTCGCGGATCACAAAGGAATCTCCGGAACCGATCAGGCCGCAGACGTGGTAACCACCATCGAACATGGAAAATGCCTGTTGGAGGATGGCTTTCACATCCAGGCCGTTCTGGCGTACTTCATCTTCCTTAGCCAGGAAATGGTGTACTACTTCCAGCATGGCGGCCAGGTCACTGTTCTTATGGGTTTCGCCGGGCGATACTTTTACAAAGTTGAAGAGTTCTTCTACATTCACCAGGTTGAAGTTACCCGCCATGGTAAGGTTGCGGGCGGGAATGGTGTTGTAGCGAACGAAGGGATGGCACAACTCAACGTTGTTCTTTCCCTGGGTAGCATAACGGAGATGGCCTAACAGCAATTCTCCCAGGAAGCGCATGTGGCCTTTCAGGAGACCGGGATATTTGGTGATCTCCGGCTGGTATTTTTCTATTTCTGCAATTTCTTCTCTGATCTTGGCGAAGACATCGCCTATGGGTTGGGGTTCACTACTACGGATCCTGTGCATGAAGGGGACTCCTGGTTCCGTGTGCAATTTTACTGCGGCTACTCCTGCGCCGTCCTGACCACGATTGTGCTGTTTTTCCATGAGGAGGTACAGCTTATTCAATCCGTAGAAAACCGTTCCGTGCTTTTGCTGGTAGTAACTGAATGGTTTTCTTAATCTTATGAATGCTAAACCGCATTCATGCTTTATCGCGTCGCTCATGCTGTAAAATTGATTCGCAAAGTTACGCTTAAATTATCAAACTGCCTTCTCTTTAGCAAAGCCTTCACAGTTCTCCCGAGAACGTGCCGGGGGCTTGGATTAGGGGATTTTATTTTTTAGCAGGAAGGAGAGACTTCTAAAAACAGCGGTGATCTGTTGGATTTATCTTTAGGAATGGGCGGATATTTTCTAAAAAACGAAATGGAGATGTTTTCAGGGGATTCTTCTTTAAAACTAAAATCCTGTAGCCTGCACTTCTTCCAAGAACAAAAACTTCGAACCTCTCAGGGATGTCTGTATTTCTTCTTAAAACCCTAAAACCTTTCAGGTACTGATACCTCTTTGCAAAATACACCAAAACCTTTCAGGTGCTGATATTTCTTTGCAAAATACACCCTAACTCAGGCGCTGGTACTTGCCAAAACAAAAATCCCGGACCTCTCTGGGAGGATCCGGGATAGTGTTACTTTATCGTTGTTACGAATAATCTACTTCTGCGCGACCGCTCCTGCCGTCCACTTCGAAACGTTGGCACACTCCGTGTACTCGGGTTCCACGTGAACATAGAAGGTAGGGATCTTGTCCATCAGCCATTTGTTCAGCGCTACTACCTGTTTTTCCTGCAAAGTACGTTGCTGGATACGGGAGTAGTCGTCTTTCAGGTTCTCTCTGTGCGGCTGGGTACGTGTTTTCAGATACACCAGGCGAATGCCTTTACGGCCCTGCTCATCGTCAAACAACATGGGTTTGCTTACGCCACCTGGTTTCAGGGAGTCCAGCATCATTACAATATCCTTGGTGGATGGATCATTCAACTGATCTACTGTAATGTAGGTGCTACCTGTTTGAGGGTTCTGCAGCATACCGCCGTTAAATTTAGCCATTGGCTCATCGCTGTATTTTACAACCGCTTCACCAAAGCTCATTTTTCCGGATATGATGTTCGCTCTTACTGTATCCAGTTTATTCATGGCAGCAGTGATATCTGCTGTTACGATATTAGGTTTGATAAGGATGTGCTGTACTACCACGTTATCCCCGGCACGTTTGATCATTTTGATCAGGTGGTAACCGAATTGGGATTTAACGGGAGAAGACATATCACCTTCCTTCAGACGGAAAGAAGCAGCCAGGAAGTCCGGATCCCAGTTCTTATCATTCCTGTTCAGGGTATAAGTACCGCCGTTTTCTTTCACACCGGGGTCTTCAGAGTAAAGGCTGGCGTATGTGCTGAATTCACCTTCTTTCTTTTCTACTTTGCTTTTGAAATCCAGCAAACGGTCTATGGCATATTTATCCATTTCACGGCTGGCTTTCGGTAAGATCATCAGCTGGCCGATCTCCAGTTCTGATTCATAGAAAGGAAGACTGTCTGCAGGGATCTTTTCAAAGCTGGTCTTTACTTCTGTAGGCGTCACTTTCACCGCATTCACCACCTTGTCGCGCATGGCTTTTGCCAGCATACTTTCCTTGATGGCATCACGGAAACGCTCGCGGAGCTGGTAAATAGTGTAACCCGTTACTTCCGTCATTTTCTCACGACTTCCATAACGTTGTTCAGCCCAACGGATCTGGCTTTCGATACGGCCATCCACGTCAGCTTCACTGATCGGCAAACTATCCCGCTCAGCTTGTAAAACCAATATTTTTTGTGCGATGATTTGTTCAATAGCAGAGCAGGAAGCGTTTGGCGGCAAGGGTTGTCCTTCCAGCGCCTGCTGTTGCATATCTACGAGAGCAGATTCGATGTCCGATTTAAGGACGATCTTGTCTCCCACTTTGGCAACGATCTTATCGGCTACCACTTTCTGCTGTCCCTGTTGTGCTACTGCTACCTGGAAAAGCAGCATAGCGCCTAAGGAGGATACGAGAATTTTTTTCATAGTAACGTTACTGTAATACCAAAATAACCAATAAAAAATTAGCCGTACAAAGACGGCTAATCTATTTAACAAAAATTTCGGTTTTGGAGCGGGCCAGCGGCCCATTCCAAACGATTTTAGAGTGTTCTTTTAACTTCCACCTCTTCGAAACCTTCCACGATGTCTCCCACCTTCAGGTCCGCATAGTTCTTGATGCTCAAGCCGCACTCCATACCGGATACCACTTCTTTCACATCATCTTTATAACGTTTGAGGGACTGGAGTTCACCTGTGTGTACCACAATACCATCGCGAACGATGTTGATACGGGTGTTCCTGTTCAGTTTACCATCCAGCACATAACAACCGGCGATGGTCACCTTGTCGAACTTGTAAGTTTCGCGGATCTCCACGTTGCACACCACTTTCTTCTCGATCTTCGGCTCAAGCATACCTTCCATGGCGCTCTTCAGCTCATCGATCGCATCGTAAATGATGGAGTAAGTGCGGATCTCGATGTTCTCTTTCTCAGCCAGTTTTGCCGCATTCATTGAAGGGCGTACCTGGAAACCGATGATCAAGGCATCTGATGCAGTAGCCAGCAATACGTCTGATTCTGTGATCTGACCTACGCCTTTCAGCACCACGCTCACTACGATCTCTTCTGTAGAGAGTTTCTGCAGGGAGTCGCTCAATGCTTCCACGGAACCATCCACGTCCCCTTTCAGGATCAGGTTCAGTTGTTTAAAGTTACCCAGTGCAAGGCGGCGTCCGATCTCATCCAGGGTAATGTGTTTCTTGGTGCGGATACCTTGCTCCCGCACGAGTTGTGCTCTGCGGTTGGCAACTTCTTTCGCTTCAGATTCATCTTCATATACCTTGAACTTCTCACCGGCCTGTGATGCTCCGTTCAAACCGAGCAACTGAACCGGCGTGGAAGGACCCGCTTTTTCAACCCGCTGACCGCGTTCGTTGAACATAGCCTTGATCTTACCAAAGTGAGCACCGGAAACGATGGTGTCCCCTTGTTTCAGGGTACCGCTGGATACCAGTACGGTTGTTACATAACCGCGGCCTTTATCCAGGGTGGCTTCAATTACTGTACCTGTACCTTCCCTGTCTGGGTTGGCTTTCAGTTCCAGCAATTCAGCTTCGAGCAATATTTTCTCCAATAAAATGTCGATGTTCAAACCACTCTTCGCAGAGATCTCCTGGCTTTGGTATTTACCACCCCAGTCTTCTACCAGGAGGTTCATGCCGGCCAGTTGTTCTTTGATCTTCTCCGGATTGGCGCCGTCTTTATCCACCTTGTTGATCGCAAAGACCATGGGGAGACCAGCAGCCTGGGAGTGGGAGATGGCTTCACGCGTTTGAGGCATGATGGCATCATCCGCAGCCACCACAATTACTGCAATGTCCGCAACTTTGGCACCACGGGCACGCATTGCGGTAAACGCTTCGTGACCAGGTGTATCGAGGAAAGTTACTTTTTTACCGGTGGCGGTAGTTACCTGGTAAGCACCAATGTGCTGGGTGATACCACCAGCCTCACCAGCTACCACATTCGCACTGCGGATGTAATCAAGCAGGGAGGTTTTACCATGGTCAACGTGACCCATGATGGTAACGATCGGTGCACGGGGAAGCAGATCTTCCGGATCATCTACTACTTCTTCATCATCATCGTCCGTTGCATCTTCAATTCCGATAAACTCTACTTCGTATCCGAACTCTCCGGCTACCAGTTCTATTACTTCCGCATCGAGGCGTTGGTTGATAGATACCATGATGCCGAGGCCCATACATTTTGAGATCACTTCTGCAAAGCTCACGTCCATCAGGTTAGCCAGCTCACTTACAGATACGAATTCCGTTACCTGTAATTTTGCTCCTTCTCCGTTTGCAGAACTTTCTCTGCGACTGGCCATTTCCTGGCGTTTGTCGTGACGGCGTTTTGCTTTGGTAGAACGGCCACGGGAGTTGCCACCCAGTTTGGCCATTGTTTCCTTGATCTTATTCTGGATCTCGTTCTTGTCAATTTCTTTATCCTTGTCTTCCGGTCTGCGTGGAGCACCTTGTCCGTAACCACCACCTTGACCCGGACGGGGTTGGCGGGCTTGTAATGGACGGCTGTTGCCAGTACCTGGAGCTCCCGGAGGGCGATTTCCACCTCCTGGTGCACCACCACCTGGTCCACGGTTTCCACCATGTCCTCCACCTGGGCCACGATTATCACGGTTTCCACCATGACCACCGGGTCCACGATTTCCACCATGTCCTCCACCCGGGCCTCCTGGTCCGCGATGACCTCCACCCTGATGAGTGCCTGGTCCTCCGGGACCGCGGTTTTCGCGATTACCCTGGTGTCCTCCGCCTGGTGCATTTTGTCCGCCTTCTTTAGCGAACTCACCTGGTTTGATGGGTTCTGGTTTCTTTTCTATAACGATGCGCTTGCGCTTACGTTTTTCGTCTTTAGAGTTGTTAAACCCTTTACTATTATCCCTGCGATCTTGCTGCACTGGCAGGTCAATCTTTCCGATCACCTTGGGACCAGTGAGTTTATTAGCCTGGATATTTTCGATCACTGCTTTGCTGTTGTCGTCTCCTGATTCGTCTGTTGGTTCATTAGAAACGGGGGGCTGAGGTGTTTCCACTTTGGCAGCCGGCCTTTCTGCTTTTTCTTCTCTCGATGCTTTGGCCTGAGGGGGAGTTTGTTCAGCGGGTTTCTCTTCTGCTTTCGCAGCTGGTTTTTCCACTTTTACTTCCGGTTCCTCTTTTTTGGCGACAGGCACTTCTTTCACTTCAGGAGCAGGCGTTGCTTTCACTTCCGCAACCGGTGCAGTTTCCTGTGGTGCGGGTGTTGGTTTATCCTCAACAGTTTCAGTGTCGTCTTTCTTTTTGGCAGCAGGTTTCTTAGCAGTGCGGTTATCCTTATTCAGCGCATCCAGATCGATAGAGCCCATTATTTTGGGACCATTGATCTTGGGGGCTTCAGGTTTCACTACTTCTTCTGCTTTAGGTGTTTCCTCCACAACAGCTTTTGGTGCAGGCGCTGGTTCCGGTTTAGGTTCCGGTTTTACTTCCTGTACAGGCTGTGGTTGTGGTTTTGGTTCAGGTTGCGGTTCGGGTTTAGGTTCCGGTTTCGCTTCCTGTTTTTCCACCTTTGCTTCCGGTTGCGGTACCACCTTAGGTGCTACAGGTTCCGGTTGTGGCTCAGGTTTGGCAGGAGCCTCTTCTTTCTTTTTAGCAGCAGCGGTATCAGCATCTTCTTTCTCTTTCTTCTTCGCTGCAAGCTCTGCCTCTTCCTTCTCCTTCTTTTTGGCTGCATCCAGCACGGTTCCTTTAGGTAAGGCTATCTGATCACTTTTCTTCTTGTTTGCCTTATCCTGTTGAAACTCATTCTGCAAGGAGTTGTACATCTGGGCTGTGAGACGGGCGTTAGGAGATCCGAATCCGTCCATATCATAGCCCTTATTGGCCAGGAAATCGATGAGCGTTTCCTTTCCAATATTGAATTCCTTGGCCGCAGCCAGCAATCGCGGTGTGTTGTTTGTTACTTCAGGCATATCGTATTCGCGTCCTTCCCGTTTAATCCCCACCAGCCGGCGGAGTAATTCTTTTAACATTTTAACAAATAACTCAATTATCTCTGCAATCAAAAAAGCCTACCACTTGGGAAGGGGTAGCGGACGGCTTTATTCTTTTTCAAATTCTTCCTGCAAAATTCTCCTCACTTCATGTACGGTTTCCTCTTCGAGGTCGGAACGGCGTACAAGTTCTTCCGGAGTCAGATCCAGTACACTGCGGGCAGTGTCGCAACCAATGCGTTTTAATTCATCGATCACCCATGCTTCAATTTCATCCGCGAATTCACCCAGGTCAATGTCAAACTCAGTTTGTTCCTGTTCTTCATCACGGAATACATCTATCTCAAATCCCGTCAATTCGCAGGCCAATTTTATATTCACCCCTTTCTTACCGATGGCCAGTGACACCTGGTCTGGTTTAAGATAAACGGATGCATATTTATTTTCATTGTCTACGTCCATACGGCTAATCCTCGCTGGCGTCAGCGCACGTTGGATCAGCAGTTGTATGTTCGCGGTATAGTTGATAATGTCGATGTTCTCATTGCGCAGCTCACGAACGATACCGTGGATACGGCTACCTTTCATACCTACGCAGGCACCTACGGGGTCAATACGGTCGTCATAAGACTCCACAGCCACTTTGGCTCTTTCGCCGGGTTCCCTTACGATTTTTTTGATCACGATAAGACCATCGAAAATTTCCGGCACTTCAATTTCGAGAAGTTTCGCCAGGAAGGAAGGATGTGTTCTGGAGAGGATGATCAATGGAGAGTTGTTCTTCATCTCCACTTTTTTCACTACCGCCCGCACATTTTCACCTTTTTTGAAATAATCTGTTGGAATCTGCTCGGATTTAGGCAATATTAACTCATTCCCTTCATCATCCAATAATAAAACTTCCTTTTTCCATACCTGGTATACCTCGCCTGTCACGATCTCGCCTACGCGGTCGCCATATTTCTTCACCAGGATATTCTTTTTCAGGTCACCGATCCGGGCAGTCAGCGTTTGTTTGGCTGCCAGGATAGCACGGCGGCCGAAATCCAGGATCTCTACCTCTTCGTACAAGTCTTCTCCTACCTGGTAATCAGGTTCTACCAGGATAGCTTCCGAATATGCGATCTGGGCGTTGTCATCTTCTACCGTACCATCTTCTACGATCATACGGCGGCGGAGGATCTCCAGGTCACCTTTTTCGGTATTTACAATCACGTCAAAGTTCTCATCTGAGCCATATTTCTTACGCAACAGCGTCTTAAACACATCCTCTAACACCTTCATTAGGGTCGGGCGGTCGATATTTTCCGCCTCCTTAAACTCGGTGAATGACTCAATCAGGTTAATACTAGCCATGTTCTGTTATTATTTTTTAAAACACGATGCACACCTTTGTGTGCTTTATTTCGGATAAATTGATATTTGTTTGTTTAATCTCTTTTTTCTTACCTACTGTTTCTTCCAGCACCAGTTCTGTGTCATTGAAGCTCAGCAGCTTGCCTTCCAGCGTGGTGCCGTTCAGCAACATCACTTCCACTTTTCTGCCCACATTCTTTTGGAACTGACGCGGAGACTTTAATGGTTCGTCCAAACCGGGAGAAGATACTTCCAGGGAGAAATCATCTGCCGGAAATAATCCGGCCGCTTCCAGCAGCGGGTATAATTGCCTGTTCAGCGACACCAGCTTGTCGATGGAAGCACCATTATCTGCATCTACAAAGACCTTAATATTATTGGTAGGTTTGATCTTAATATCCACCACAAAATACTCTGGTTTGTCCGCCAGGAGCGAATCCAGCATTTCCCGGATGGGTGCTATCACTTGTTCGTTTGCCATACAAAAAAGAAGAAGGGGACTTTTTCGTCCCCTTCATTTGAATCATTTTTCCACTACAAAATTAGCATTTTATTTCATTACAAAAAGTATTTCTTCTAAATATAATACAGTACAGGCCTTGGGAAAGCCGCAACCACACACATGTTGTTTAATCTTAATAGAAATTGTAAATGCGGTTGGATTACGCTATCTTGTATACACATGCAGCGCTATCTTCCCAAAATAAATATCGAACTGATCGCCTGGACCACCGGCCTGCTCTACCTCGCTATCATCCATCCCGGCGAGGGTTTCACCGGTTTTTGCTTCTTTAAAATGATTGGTTTTGGCGGCTGCCCGGGTTGTGGCCTGGGTACTTCCATCAGTCATCTTTTTCATGGGGAATGGCAGGAAAGCTGGGAAAGTCACAAACTCGGGGTGATTGTATTAGTGGCTTTGT
This DNA window, taken from Chitinophaga niabensis, encodes the following:
- the nusA gene encoding transcription termination factor NusA; the protein is MASINLIESFTEFKEAENIDRPTLMKVLEDVFKTLLRKKYGSDENFDVIVNTEKGDLEILRRRMIVEDGTVEDDNAQIAYSEAILVEPDYQVGEDLYEEVEILDFGRRAILAAKQTLTARIGDLKKNILVKKYGDRVGEIVTGEVYQVWKKEVLLLDDEGNELILPKSEQIPTDYFKKGENVRAVVKKVEMKNNSPLIILSRTHPSFLAKLLEIEVPEIFDGLIVIKKIVREPGERAKVAVESYDDRIDPVGACVGMKGSRIHGIVRELRNENIDIINYTANIQLLIQRALTPARISRMDVDNENKYASVYLKPDQVSLAIGKKGVNIKLACELTGFEIDVFRDEEQEQTEFDIDLGEFADEIEAWVIDELKRIGCDTARSVLDLTPEELVRRSDLEEETVHEVRRILQEEFEKE
- the rimP gene encoding ribosome maturation factor RimP, whose amino-acid sequence is MANEQVIAPIREMLDSLLADKPEYFVVDIKIKPTNNIKVFVDADNGASIDKLVSLNRQLYPLLEAAGLFPADDFSLEVSSPGLDEPLKSPRQFQKNVGRKVEVMLLNGTTLEGKLLSFNDTELVLEETVGKKKEIKQTNINLSEIKHTKVCIVF
- a CDS encoding peptidylprolyl isomerase, encoding MKKILVSSLGAMLLFQVAVAQQGQQKVVADKIVAKVGDKIVLKSDIESALVDMQQQALEGQPLPPNASCSAIEQIIAQKILVLQAERDSLPISEADVDGRIESQIRWAEQRYGSREKMTEVTGYTIYQLRERFRDAIKESMLAKAMRDKVVNAVKVTPTEVKTSFEKIPADSLPFYESELEIGQLMILPKASREMDKYAIDRLLDFKSKVEKKEGEFSTYASLYSEDPGVKENGGTYTLNRNDKNWDPDFLAASFRLKEGDMSSPVKSQFGYHLIKMIKRAGDNVVVQHILIKPNIVTADITAAMNKLDTVRANIISGKMSFGEAVVKYSDEPMAKFNGGMLQNPQTGSTYITVDQLNDPSTKDIVMMLDSLKPGGVSKPMLFDDEQGRKGIRLVYLKTRTQPHRENLKDDYSRIQQRTLQEKQVVALNKWLMDKIPTFYVHVEPEYTECANVSKWTAGAVAQK
- a CDS encoding DUF2752 domain-containing protein translates to MQRYLPKINIELIAWTTGLLYLAIIHPGEGFTGFCFFKMIGFGGCPGCGLGTSISHLFHGEWQESWESHKLGVIVLVALLWRIIQLIKLFHIPFKPVK
- the infB gene encoding translation initiation factor IF-2, which codes for MLKELLRRLVGIKREGREYDMPEVTNNTPRLLAAAKEFNIGKETLIDFLANKGYDMDGFGSPNARLTAQMYNSLQNEFQQDKANKKKSDQIALPKGTVLDAAKKKEKEEAELAAKKKEKEDADTAAAKKKEEAPAKPEPQPEPVAPKVVPQPEAKVEKQEAKPEPKPEPQPEPKPQPQPVQEVKPEPKPEPAPAPKAVVEETPKAEEVVKPEAPKINGPKIMGSIDLDALNKDNRTAKKPAAKKKDDTETVEDKPTPAPQETAPVAEVKATPAPEVKEVPVAKKEEPEVKVEKPAAKAEEKPAEQTPPQAKASREEKAERPAAKVETPQPPVSNEPTDESGDDNSKAVIENIQANKLTGPKVIGKIDLPVQQDRRDNSKGFNNSKDEKRKRKRIVIEKKPEPIKPGEFAKEGGQNAPGGGHQGNRENRGPGGPGTHQGGGHRGPGGPGGGHGGNRGPGGHGGNRDNRGPGGGHGGNRGPGGGAPGGGNRPPGAPGTGNSRPLQARQPRPGQGGGYGQGAPRRPEDKDKEIDKNEIQNKIKETMAKLGGNSRGRSTKAKRRHDKRQEMASRRESSANGEGAKLQVTEFVSVSELANLMDVSFAEVISKCMGLGIMVSINQRLDAEVIELVAGEFGYEVEFIGIEDATDDDDEEVVDDPEDLLPRAPIVTIMGHVDHGKTSLLDYIRSANVVAGEAGGITQHIGAYQVTTATGKKVTFLDTPGHEAFTAMRARGAKVADIAVIVVAADDAIMPQTREAISHSQAAGLPMVFAINKVDKDGANPEKIKEQLAGMNLLVEDWGGKYQSQEISAKSGLNIDILLEKILLEAELLELKANPDREGTGTVIEATLDKGRGYVTTVLVSSGTLKQGDTIVSGAHFGKIKAMFNERGQRVEKAGPSTPVQLLGLNGASQAGEKFKVYEDESEAKEVANRRAQLVREQGIRTKKHITLDEIGRRLALGNFKQLNLILKGDVDGSVEALSDSLQKLSTEEIVVSVVLKGVGQITESDVLLATASDALIIGFQVRPSMNAAKLAEKENIEIRTYSIIYDAIDELKSAMEGMLEPKIEKKVVCNVEIRETYKFDKVTIAGCYVLDGKLNRNTRINIVRDGIVVHTGELQSLKRYKDDVKEVVSGMECGLSIKNYADLKVGDIVEGFEEVEVKRTL